The DNA region gtacttaaaaataatagtgatggGGGCATGTCCTACAGATATTAAAcatattaaacattattaaacATTATTCTGAAAACACAGCACAAAACAGTTTAATAACTGCATATGTCTGAGACACCATAGAAAGGGATCAGTGTCaaacataaatcaaaatacaATTCATTAAAATGAGTGTGATATTTCAAATGAGTGAAGAAAAGGTAAATTATTACCCCCACCAATCATTAGGAGAATGATAATGTATTAGGAAAAAGCACACATGAATCCCAGCCTCAATCCTGAACATCAAATGCATTTTACATGGATCACTGGTATGCAAAACTGTGAAGATAGTATAAGAAAAACAGTGACGAATTAGGCATGGTTATAACACTGAGACTGAAATGGTAGGAACCCAGAATTCTAAAGATAACAATAGTTGGAAGGACCAATAACACAGTGAGAAATAAATACCAGCAAtgcatacaagaaaaaaaaatctaaattcctTTCTaatcagcagaaaaaaaaaaaacaatcatctagcttttaaaataagcaaatattttgcTGAAAGTACATAATAAAAACTCAGGCTCActcataaataaaagcaaataaaatgaaattgttttcatcTGACAAGACTTAAAAACTAGGATTAATAcctctagttgtagatggaagcaatgcctttatttttattttatgtggtgctaaggatcaaacccagtgcctcacacgtgtgagatgATTACCCTACCAccaggccacaaccccagccccactttataatttttatatttgttaaaggaCATACTATTCTTTGATTAGAATGGAGAAGTAAAGGAAAAGTGTTagttaagagaaaatttttaaattattttttgagcttAAAGGTAAATTGGTTCTTCATTTTATCTTGGTTCCCACTTAAAAgctgtatacatatatacaaagggAAATGCACTTTAAGAATACAGCATTTGAGCGGGCtgatgttgtggctcagtggtagagcacttgcctagcacatttgagcACTAGGTTCAaccctcatcaccacataaaaataaacaatataaatgtatataaatggagtataacttatataaaaaaaagaatacagcattatgtgtgtgtgcactgaagattgaattcagggctttgtgcatactaaacatgcactctaccactgagctaaagccccagttCCCCagcaatgttttattttgcttttggtacttgggattaaacccatgggcactttaccactgagctacatctccagccctttttattttttatttctgagacagggtctcactaagttgcttagggccttgctgaattgctgaggctggcctcaaatttgcgatcctgctgtcacagcctcctgagccgctgggattactggtacCCAGCTCCCagcaatgttttaaataaaagaaacacattaCAGATATGTGGCTACCTCCTAGGGGTGGTTTAAAGTGAAGAAATCTGTGTAATTGATTACATCAGAAAATTAAAGGAGAAGCTGGGtgtggcagcacacacctgtaatccctgctagttggcaggctgaggcaggaggagcacaagtttgaggccagcctcagcaatttagtgagactctgtctcaatataaaaaataaaataaaggcctggTAATATCACTCATGGTGCAGCATACTGGGGTTCAAATCCTAGTACcgcccaaataaataaatgaattaaataaaaaagaaagaaaaaggaaaattgaagtAGAAAAATATGTTCACATCAACAGATGATGAAATAGTTTTTGATAAATTCTAGtccaggattgtggctcagtggtagagtgcttgcctagcatgtttgaggctctgggtttgatccccgaactacataaaaataaacaaataaaaaataaaggtattgtgtccatccacaactaaaacaaaaatatgtttttaaaaaatctaggagctgggattgtgaacgtttgcctagcacatgtgaggccctgggttcgatccttagcaccacataaaataaataagtgaaataaaggtattgtattaaactacaactaaaaaataaatataaataaataaataggtagaataaaggtattgtgttcagctacaactaaaaaacaaatatttaaaaaatctagtaGGCATTAAATAAAATAGGGACTGATCGAAACTATGCATAACAAAGAGTACTTACTCTAAGAAAACCCATGATGCTAATGTTTAAAGACTGTGTGATTTCCATTAATTGAGTAAATGATGGAAATGACTGCTATTCCCACCAATACTCAACTTTATTCTGAAGATTTCAGCTGCTGCAATCAGGtgtgtaaatatattaaatgttgaGAGGGCTTATTTCTAGTTGAAGATTCATGATGACATGGCAGAAAACATAAAACACTAAAAGAAAGAAGGTTTAAAGAAGgtttaaaatgaagaatataaattTAGAACATTCGTAAAATAATAAACACCATTACAGATTTATAACTAACAAGTATCTTAAGAGAAATACGTCCaacttttataaatgtttaatatttacaATGATCAATACCTGGAATATTTTAAGCATCCTGAAAATCAATGAGATAAGTAatctaaaagaaataaagcaagcacacaaataaaaacagCACAGTAAAGTAAACATACATTAAAAGATGTTTGAACTTATCTGTAATCAGGAAAATAAATGCTGAAACCCATAGAagatatagaaaaatatgaaCTCAGATTCAGTGACTGAAGAGATTCAAAACTGGTACAATAGAGTAAAAATCTGGCAATAAGTGGTGAAGCTGGAAGTAGTTACAGCCTATAATAATCAACCTCACCTCTAGATAACCTCTAGATAACACCTTGCAGAGACTGTAGGCTCTAAGAGAACCCAAAACTAGGCAAAATAGTATTCAATATAGGATTTTAttacaatgaaaaattatttacatcctaATGACAGTGTAACCAAATAGTTGAGCCTGTTTCATACATACATGTCCAGGACAAGGCTGCGATCTTTTCTATTCTGTAGAGTATGATGAGAGCTGCAAAGAAAAGTTCCCCACCTCACCCCCTGCAATACAATCAGTCATTCCCATGTCTGATATGACATCCCTGTGGTTAGGGTAGCTGCTACCAAAGTGCTCATATACCAAAGGTCTTAACAGATATTGGAAGTGAGAATTcccaatgaaataaattttagatacactcaaataaattttcttttctacatcTTTTGAAAAGTTGATTACATGTACTTGGAATCCCCCGAAGCAGgagattttgtttctttgactTGCTCATTTGCATActtttccaagaaaatattttcaaatatcatcGAGAATTAGTATTCCCTGAGACAAAACATGTGAAGAACATTGGGGGTTTGGGCTGTATACTGTGTTAATCACAGGTCTGGAGACATCTGGTGCTTGGGAAAGGAAACTCACTAACATATTAATGAAGACTGGTATTGTAATGAATACTAGAGTTGTGAAGAATACAATCTTCACTAATGAAGCTGGTCTAGATTTTGCTTTTTTAGGAGCTATCTTTGTCTAGTTTTATTATCAGGATTATTTTAGCTGTACAGAATTGTTAAAAATTTGTTAAGGATTATCTGTTCCCTAAAGCTTTTAGCTACACAGTTTTCAGATTTTCTTgttcttaaaaaaagagaacaaaaaaggggagctcacacacacactctctctctctctctctattggGTTCTACTGTATCAAGTCAATTGTAACGCATTCTTAGAGAAAAATGTAATCCTTctatatttttacacattttgaaactgaaatgaatatttctgtgcaggcattgaacccagggccttgtgcatgataaGCAAGCACTCTTaacactgacctacatcctcagccctttcttattttgagacaggatctcactaacttgccgagaatggccttgaacttgcaatcctcctgcctcagcccctcaagtagctggattacaggtatgtgcaaccacattcttattaattttttctgtAGTTGTGTCACCTTTAGCATCATTAATACTCTATGTGTATTATCTTTCGTTTCTTTTCTTGGATTAGACTGCAAAAATCTAGTCATTAATACTATATCAAGTCtactattttcttaatttctacttTACTGTACTTGGCTTCCCTTTACTTGTGCTGGTTTTATTCTGGTGTTTCTGGTTTCTTTACATAGATGCTTATTCATTCCTTCATGACACTTATCCATGTGACAGACCCTGTGTTGTTCACTTTGCATAAGTGAAGATGATGAAGATGGGCCCACAAATGAGACTTCATTACTACATCAAACGGCATTATTTGCTCAATGAATAAAACTTTGGTGACATGTGACATGCTAGATGAGCAAGCATCTCATCATTAACTTCTAAATAGTTCATAATcccaattttgattttaaatattttattactgaaatgttaaatacatacaaaagtagaaatattaaaacaataagtTACCATAAACAAATCGCTGCACTTCAATGATTACCAACATTTTGCCATTCTTTCTTTTGCTAGAATATTTCAATGTAAATCTATGTATCTTATAATAtcagaaatatgtaaatatgtctaACACATAGGATATTTTATTAGTAACCACATTGACATTATCCCTAACAAAGTTAATATATCTAACATTCAGTCCATGTCCACGATTCCTCCACTGTCTTCAAAAACTCTTTTAACATTTTGGTCAAACCAGATCCAAGCAATTCCCATGCATTGAATTTAGTGATGTGACTCTTAATCCTACTCTATTATTAAGGGTTGCTCCTCTTTGTTTTTCATGCCTCTCGTTAGTGGACAAAATCAGGGCATTTATTCTGTAGAATTTTACACATTCTGAATCTCATTGGTGACTTCCTTGTGGTGACTCtgactttattcattcattccccaAATCTTGGTTTAAAGAATATGATTCAAAAGTATGATTCCTTCAGTTCACTGTTTTGGCAAGAAGGCCTCACAGGTAGTGGTATGTACTTCCTATTGGATTTCACCAGGAGGTGGACATTGTGTGACAGTCCCATTTTGACTAAGGCTAAAATTGGTCAAAGGATTCAGAAGTGGTCAGTATGATAAATCCACTATAAAGTCTTTCAACTAAAAGTTTTTTTATCCATGGAACACTGTTTTCAGGTCCATTATTCCATTAAAGTCTAGAAAATGATGGTTTTTCTAATCCTATCATTCTTTTTGAATTTATTGATTAGACTTTTTGTTAAAACAATACCATTTGAATTTGATGAATTTTTGGTGATGCTGAAATTTGGTTCACAATTTAATGATTTTAAGAATGATGATCGTGTCATAGCATCTTGCACAGCTGACAAACCGTATAATCACAACCAAGTCATAAACTATCAAACTACTATTTGTGGGGCTATCTCAAAACGCCCAAtttgtgttgctgaggctggcctcaaacttatgatcctcctgcctcagcctcccaagttgttaagattataggcatgcaccactatactTGGCAAAACACCTAATTTGAAAAAACTAATTGAAGATGGGGCAATTTAAGCATCAAAAAGCATACTGACTATAatggtattttcttttatatataagttttacatacacacacatacacatacatttaaaTTCCCAACTGGTTAGTTTCTTTTATGCCATCTTTTTTGAGAGTTTGTGATATATCTTGAATTCTAGTCAGACAACTAGGATTTTAAgccatttgcttttttaaaggaTCAGAAAAGATTCTGATAAATTCATACAGTTCTTTTCAGCATGAAATTTCTGATGCAGATCAAGTGATGAAGAACTTCTGATATTCACTATAATCTCCTAGATTTTactagaataaattattttcattttattaagtgCAGAGATGTAACAGGAGGCATTTCTATACTTATTACTCCTATAGAATCTTCCATGAGAATTCACTAATACTAATGATGTTAATATCAATTATAGACAGTATTTACAGAATACATGCTATGTGACTGGCTACTCTTCTAAGTATTAACTACTTAATCCTTACAATGATTATATTACACAGTGTGACTGGCTGACTCTTAATTGACTCCCAATGGTCCCTGTCTCCTGGTATTCACTCTCAAGTAATCCCCTTTTCTTGAGTGTGGGCTGGTCTAGTAATTTACTTCTATCAGTAAAAGGTAGCAAAGGTGATAAGATGTAACTGCCACAATTAGATAACACAAGATGCATCATGTCTATATTGCTAACAGACTTCCCTCTTGCTAGTTCTTGCCTTCTTGGCTTGCACACTTTGATGAAGTAGTCATGTGAAGAGGCCGCTGTAGCAAGGAACTGCAGTCAGCTTCAGCCAGTAGTCAACTAGAAACTGAGGATCTCCATCAAGAGCCCTCAAGAAAATGAATTCAAGCATTGTTAGCTTGGATATGGATCCTTAGTCTTGGCTGAAACTTTGTAACCTTGTAACTACAAGGACTCAACTAAGTCATGCCTGGATTCCTGATCCATAGAAACTGTGAAATAAcctatgtatattattttaagcTACTATGTGTTCTAGTAATTTATCACACAGCAATAAATAAGTACTactatcataattttaaaaatgagcacaAAGGTTTAGTATCTTGTTCAATATCACAATGGTAGTAAAGTGGCAAAATGGAGATGACAGATAAAGCTAAACATTTTCCTACATTCATTAAATTATTCTCTCAAAGGAATTTGCTGAAGATAAACAATGTTTGAAGGGTGATGGAAGGCTCAAAGCAACACATTCCTTCCCTAATAGaaaatttcttacatttagttGTAAGTgtattttctcaaaaatggatTTACTGGTGTTTTGTAACAAAATGCAAATTTGAAAGCTTTCTTGTATTAAATTCCATTATGAATCTTCTGATGTTGAGTAAGGTGTGAATGTTGTCTGAAGGCCTTCTTACATTccttacatttatagggcttctccccagtgtgaattctctggtgttgagtaagaaATGAATAAAGTCTGAAAGCCTTACCACAATCCttacattcataaggtttctctccagtgtgaatacTCTGATGCTGAGTAAGTTGTGAGAGCAGTCTAAAAGGCTTTCtgcattccttacattcatagggcttctcaccAGTATGAATACTCTGATGTTGAGTGAGTTGGGACAGCAGTCTGAAAGCCTTCCCACATTCCTCACATTCATAGGGTCTCTCACCAATATGAATGCTCTGATGTGAAATAAGTTGGGAGTAACTACTAAAGGTCTTCCAACATTCcatacattcatagggtttctcacgagtatgaattctctgatggCGAACAAGTTGCTGCCTTAATCTGAAAGTCtttccacattccttacattcatagggtttctcaccAGTATGAATACTCTGATGAACAGTAAGTTGTTGGCATATTCTAAAGGCCTTCCCACAGTCCTTACATGCATAGGGTTTTTCACCAAAATGAATTTTCTGATGTACTCTAAGGTCTGGGCCACAtacaaaggctttcccacattccttacattcatagaGCTTCTCGGCAGTGTGAAGTCTCTGATGTCTGGTGAGGTGTGTACATTGTCTGAAAGTCTTCCCACActccttacattcatagggtttctcaccagtgtgaattctctgatgcCGGGCCAGTTGCTGATGTACTCTGAAGGCCtttccacattccttacattcgtAAGGTTTTTCACCAGTATGAAGTCTCTGATGTTGAGTAAGTTCTTGGAGCACAGtaaaggccttcccacattccttacattcatagggtttctcaccAGTATGAAGTTTGTGATGTCGAATAAGGTGTGCACGCTGTCTAAAGGCCtgtccacattctttacatttataaGGTTTCTCACCTGTATGAATTCGTAGGTGCTGACTAAGTGTTGAGCGACGAATGAAGGTCTTCCTACACTCCTtacattcatataatttttctccattatgaATTCTCTGATACTCAGcaagaaaattattctttttgtaaGTGGTCGTTTTTTCAGAGGTAATTTTCACCTGCCCAAAATAACCCTCTTGTGGTTCTTTTTGTCCCTCAATCTTGCTTTTACATTCCCAATCATTTCTAAAAATGGAGTCCTGAAGGGTATAGCTTTTAATTCTTTCCATTATCTCCCACTGTAACgaatatatttcataaatgtcCTTTTCTGGAGATGAAGTATTGGTCCTATATCTGGGCTCcaaatctgaaagaaaacaagaaagcaaatataTCCTCATCTTCAACAAAACTGTGCACCAAAAGTAAACTGAGTTTATAGGGAAATGGATTGGAGTAGAACATTTAGctctatataattttattaggagAATACTAACAAATAGTTCATATCTCAAGGGATAATACAAAAGACAGATCACTATGGTTGAAGCTCACTTTATGAACACTGGAATGcacaaaaataaagcagaaactCCGGATGTCAAGTGCTGAGGCACTGCATGTGTGGAAATAAAGCTCTGAGTTGGGTACGTGGtatgtgcctatagtcccagctcctttaaggccaacctgggcagtACAGTGAGGGaatggaaggagggaaggaagggagggagggagggaggaagggagggaagcaaagaagaggaaaaagcctCAAGTCAGTGAGGTAGGAGTAAGGTGAAATGCAGCCTGACTTGCTGAGTGTGGtagtgc from Marmota flaviventris isolate mMarFla1 chromosome 18, mMarFla1.hap1, whole genome shotgun sequence includes:
- the LOC114097381 gene encoding zinc finger protein 14 homolog isoform X4, with translation MAHGSVTFRDVAIDFSQEEWEFLDSAQRDLYRDVMWENYNNFLSLGSSVSKPDMITLMDEEGMVVKERIKRSCPDLEPRYRTNTSSPEKDIYEIYSLQWEIMERIKSYTLQDSIFRNDWECKSKIEGQKEPQEGYFGQVKITSEKTTTYKKNNFLAEYQRIHNGEKLYECKECRKTFIRRSTLSQHLRIHTGEKPYKCKECGQAFRQRAHLIRHHKLHTGEKPYECKECGKAFTVLQELTQHQRLHTGEKPYECKECGKAFRVHQQLARHQRIHTGEKPYECKECGKTFRQCTHLTRHQRLHTAEKLYECKECGKAFVCGPDLRVHQKIHFGEKPYACKDCGKAFRICQQLTVHQSIHTGEKPYECKECGKTFRLRQQLVRHQRIHTREKPYECMECWKTFSSYSQLISHQSIHIGERPYECEECGKAFRLLSQLTQHQSIHTGEKPYECKECRKPFRLLSQLTQHQSIHTGEKPYECKDCGKAFRLYSFLTQHQRIHTGEKPYKCKECKKAFRQHSHLTQHQKIHNGI
- the LOC114097381 gene encoding zinc finger protein 14 homolog isoform X3 — its product is MAHGSVTFRDVAIDFSQEEWEFLDSAQRDLYRDVMWENYNNFLSLAGSSVSKPDMITLMDEEGMVVKERIKRSCPDLEPRYRTNTSSPEKDIYEIYSLQWEIMERIKSYTLQDSIFRNDWECKSKIEGQKEPQEGYFGQVKITSEKTTTYKKNNFLAEYQRIHNGEKLYECKECRKTFIRRSTLSQHLRIHTGEKPYKCKECGQAFRQRAHLIRHHKLHTGEKPYECKECGKAFTVLQELTQHQRLHTGEKPYECKECGKAFRVHQQLARHQRIHTGEKPYECKECGKTFRQCTHLTRHQRLHTAEKLYECKECGKAFVCGPDLRVHQKIHFGEKPYACKDCGKAFRICQQLTVHQSIHTGEKPYECKECGKTFRLRQQLVRHQRIHTREKPYECMECWKTFSSYSQLISHQSIHIGERPYECEECGKAFRLLSQLTQHQSIHTGEKPYECKECRKPFRLLSQLTQHQSIHTGEKPYECKDCGKAFRLYSFLTQHQRIHTGEKPYKCKECKKAFRQHSHLTQHQKIHNGI